The nucleotide sequence CTTTGTATAAGGCCGAAGAGAGACATTGGGTATTTTGACAATTTTCAGTGTCACTgatgggcgcctgagtggctcagtgggtgaagcctctgccttcggctcaggtcatgatctcagggtcctgggatcaggccctgcatcgtgctctctgctcggttgggagcctgcttccccctctctgcctgcctttctctctgtcgaatatgtaataaaataaataaaatctttaaaacaatgtcACTAACAGCATGACCTTTGTGACCAAATCCAGCACCTACATCCTTTTCCGTGACAAAACTCAGACAGCCGTCCTTGGCTTTGTTTTTGCCGTTCTGGGTCAGCTGGACCCTGTCGCACTTCTGACGGCAGAATTCGACTGTTTGGCTTCAACTCCTGCGTCTTCCAGCGCGATTCCCTGTGCATGGGAAGTGTCTCCACAAGGGCCGGCCCTAGGGCTGTTCCCGGGTTTTCTCCTACTGTTGATCATGTCGCTTCTGAGCTCATCGGTGGCCGCGGAACTTCCTGGCCGTATGGAGTCGGGCCCGTGCCCATCCCGCTGGTGCCGTGGGCCAGTGCGGAAGACGGTTTGTTGGTGTTAATCTTTTCCTGATAACTTCTCCAGATGGAGCATTTGGACCCTGCATTTAATAAGAAAACTTTGAGTTTAGCTCTGCTCTTACCATTTGCTTCCTATTTGTCTTGCCTGgcctgtgttttttctttctcttactgctttctttggattggtttttaaaaatttctatttttcttctttttaagagtttatttagaGGGAGTGAGCAAACAAGCGAGAGCAAACACaaacggggggaggggcagagggagagggcgcaGCAGACTCCACTCCTgatcggggctccatctcaggacctcagAATCCTGACCAGATCCGGAGGcagatgtttttttgtttgtttgtttttaattttcagaattgCAACTttgcaagaacattttttttcttttaaagattttatttatttatttgacagagagatcacaagtagtcagagaggcaggcagagagagaggaggaagcagactccctgctgagcagagagcccgatgcggggctcgatcccaggaccctgggatcatgacctgagctgaaggcagaggctttaacccactgagccacccaggcgcccctttggtcaacattcttaattttatcttttattttcctgaatatGTTAATCATAGCCCTCAAACTCGGGTCTGAAGACTCCGGGGGtcctgagtctgcttctctagaCGTCGTTTCTCTTGTTCTCTGCGGCATCAGCTCCTCCCTGGTGTCTTGTTGCTGTTGGTTGAGACCTGGACACTGTGTGAGAACAGGAGATGATGAAAGGCTTGGAACCACGTTCTCCTCTTCCACCCCACCAGTGTCCCCCTCCTTGGTCCCTCTGCCATCCTCTTCAGCTGACCACCTGCCCAGCGTATCCTGAAGACCTGACTTGAGTCCTCTCCTCTGTAGGTGGACGACGAACTTGAAATCAAGGCCTACTATGCAGGTCACGTGCTGGGGGCAGCCATGTTCCAGATCAAAGTGGGCTCAGAGTCTGTGGTCTACACGGTCAGTGGAAGCACGTGGGGGACAGGGGCGACCGCTTGCCTGGGGAGAGGGGACACCCGTTTCACTGCCACATTCTTTGCCAGGGTGATTATAATATGACCCCGGACCGGCATTTGGGGTGAGTAAGCTGATGTGCTTGTTCCGTCCTGTGGGGACTGTCAGGAGTGCGGTGAGGCTTGTGGGGTGCCGGGGGCTTGGGCAGTCCGTGCGTTGGTTTCTGCCGCGTGTCCTCTGTGCTCGGCAGAGTCTCTTCCTCCTGTCTCCCCCAGTGTGCTGCTTGCCCCGGGGTCCAGGGAAGCCGTGGGTGGGGTCCACTGTGTTGCTCCTAGCCATGTGGGTTGTCCACCTCTGGCCACACCCACCCCTATGATAGAGCTGCCTGGATTGACAGGTGCCGCCCCACCCACCTCTGTTACAGAGCTGCCTGGATTGACAGGTGCCGCCCCAACCTGCTCATCACAGAATCAACGTATGCCACCACGATCCGGGACTCCAAACGCTGCCGGGAGCGAGACTTTCTGAAGAAAGTCCACGAAGCTGTGGAACGTGGCGGGAAGGTAGCTGGTGCAGGCCAGGTGCCCACCCTGACCATGCTGCACAGTCCTTAGGCCACGTCTGGCATGTCAGGAGACGAGTGCTGTGCGTTCTGGGCATGCGGGGAGGGAGACTTGCTCCGAGGAAAACTTCTCTGAAGACTAGTGGGCTGTTTATTCACCTGTCATCTCAGATCCCAGACCGGGACTGGCTAGACTCTCTGGCAGAGTGTGGGGGCCTTGCCTATAGTTCACAAAGGGCCTCTGGCTCTCGGGGGTGCCTGTCTATGAGCTCTCAGTGGACGGAGCCTCTGACCATCCGGGCTCCCAGCGGGGCCGGTCTGTAGCGCAGCTGCTCCCTGAGAAGGCAGCCATGGGGCACGGCCGACTGTGGTCAGGTGTGGCTGAACTTGGGTGGGCAGTGCGGCCAGGGACTCCTGCCTGAGCCCTCCCGCCCTCCCCCTGCAGGTGCTCATCCCTGTGTTTGCCCTGGGCCGCGCTCAGGAGCTGTGCATCCTGCTGGAGACCTTCTGGTAGGTGCGGCCGGACTGGGTTCTGGGACCCCTGGCCTAAGTGGGCATTTGTAGGATGCCTGTGTCCATTCTGGGAGGGTCCTCAGTCCGGCTCTCGGCAGAACACAGCCTGTATCCCCGGCAGCTATCAGGTCGGGATGTCTGATCCCTGCGGGGGCGCCCGCCCAAGCCAGGAGGCCTGTGTTGTGCTTTTCCACACCAGGCACCCCCACTGAACCATGTGCTCTGGGCCCCCTTCATCAGAACCAGCGTTTTCTAGAAGGAAGTGGGCCGAGGTGAGGGACGTCAGGGAGTTGTTCCTCCGCCAGACACAGCCCAAGCTGCAGGTGTGATGGGTGACGTGGGCTGCTCCTTCCCTGGCAGCCTCCTCCACTGTGGTCCCTGCCCTGTCCACAGGGAGCGCATGAACCTAAAGGCCCCCATTTACTTCTCCACGGGCTTGACGGAGAAGGCCAACCACTACTACAAGCTCTTCATAACCTGGACCAACCAGAAGATCCGTAAGACCTTTGTCCAGAGGAACATGTTTGAATTTAAGCACATCAAAGCCTTCGACCGAGCATTTGCTGACAACCCGGGTCCGATGGTGAGGCCCTGGCCAGGAGGGGCTGGGGATGTCCGGCTGGTGCCTGTGGTAGCCGAGGCCTGCTTGCCCCGGGCTGGGGCAAGTGCTGACTGTCCACACACGGTCCCTCCTCCATGCCTGGGACATGGGAAGGGACTCTGCCTGCAGGTCTCCCTCAGGAAGTGGGGTGCACGGTGCTGGGAGGAAGACGAGGTGGGGGTCAGAAGGTAGGGCCTGTGGCAGGTGCAGGGTCAGAAGGCTCTGGGTCAGAGGAGCTGGCCCGTGGCCAGTGCTGGTTCTTTGACAGGCGGCTACTGTCCTGCCGCTGCCCGCACCCCACAGGTGGTGTTCGCCACACCAGGCATGCTGCATGCTGGCCAGTCGCTGCAGATCTTCCGGAAGTGGGCAGGGAACGAGAAGAACATGGTAAGAGGTCCACCTCCCAGGAGGGCCGGCCAGTGAGGTcgggcagagaggtgggggaacgGGCTGTGTTTGGCTTGGGGACACTTGGTTGTCAGGACAGGGCTCAGTAACCTGGGGCCCAGTGTCTTCACCCGGCGGCTCAGACCCTTGCTTTGGGTCAGCCTGTTGCATCAGGCAGTGATGCGTCCTGAGCCGCTGTGGTGCTCGGGCCTGGGTGGGCTTGTGCGGAGACCCcgagccccccaccccgggtgCAGTGGGGTCTGGGATAGGGAGCCCTGGCAAAGGAAAGTGGCCCTTAAGGGTACAGGTTCAGATAGGCAGGGAGGAAGCCCCGAGGCAGGACTTGGCCGCCCTCCCCGCAGGTCATCATGCCTGGCTACTGCGTGCAAGGCACCGTGGGCCATAAGATCCTCAGCGGGCAGCGCAAGCTGGAGATGGAGGGGCGGCAGGTGGTGAGTCCCCGCTTCCCCGGCAGCTGCACGGGCCCCCTCGGGGGTTGGTGGGGAGCCCCTGGCACCCGCTGCTCGTGCTCATGGCCCGTGTGTCCTGACGCCACAGCTGGAGGTCAAGATGCAGGTGGAGTACATGTCCTTCAGCGCCCACGCGGATGCCAAGGGCATCATGCAGCTGGTGGGCCAGGCAGAGCCCGAGAGCGTGCTGCTCGTGCACGGGGAAGCCAAGAAGATGGAGTTCCTGAAGCAGAAGATTGAGCAGGAATTCCGTAGGCAGCCCAGGCACGGGGGGGCTTGGGCCGATACAGGGGATGTGGGCAGGGTCCACCCCTGAGGTCAGCACAGGCAGCGCCGGACGGTCTGGACTGAGGCTCTCTGCCGCTCCCTCTCTTGCCCAGGGGTCAACTGCTACATGCCGGCCAACGGTGAGACGGTGACGCTGCCCACGAGCCCCAGCATCCCCGTGGGCATCTCGCTGGGGCTGCTGAAGCGGGAGATGGCGCAGGGTACGCAAGGCAGGGCGCaccgggcaggggcagggccgtGGCGCGGCGGGTGGCCAgctcccatccctgcccctttctccacaggGCTGCTTCCTGACCCCAAAAAGCCCCGGCTCCTGCATGGCACCCTGATCATGAAGGACGGCGTGAGTGTGCacgtgctgggggggggggctgaggcGTGCCCCCGTGCCCCCTGACCTGCCCTTGCCCCGCAGAACTTCCGGCTCGTGTCCTCGGAGCAGGCCCTCAAGGAGCTGGGCCTGGCTGAGCACCAGCTGCGCTTCACCTGCCGCGTGCACCTGCACGACCCTCGGAAGGAGCAGGAGACGGCCCTGCGGGTCTACAGCCACCTGAAGAGGTGGGCGCCCCGCTCCTTCTGGCTCGGAGGCTGGGAGGGAGTGGGGCACGAGGTGCGGGTCTCACTGTGCCTCCTGGCAGCATCCTCAAGGACCACTGCGTGCAGCACCTTCCCGACGGGTCCGTGACTGTGGAGTCCATCCTCATCCAGGCCGCTGCCCACTCAGAGGACCCAGGCACCAAGGTGCTGCTGGTGTCCTGGACCTACCAGGTGAGGGCTGCGCCCCGGGGAGCCCCACTGCGAGCCGCAGGTGTGCTCAGGGAGGGTGTGCTGACGGTGTCCTCTTGCATCCGGCTCTAGGATGAAGAGCTGGGCAGTTACCTCACGTCGCTGCTCAAGAAGGgcctcccccaggcccccagctgaAGTCAGCGGGTCACCGACGGGACCTAGGCTTTTGTCCTGGGCTGTGTCTGTGCCTCAGCTCTTCCCTCTTAGTCCCTGGACGCGGAGCCCCCGGCTGCTCACGGCCCTTGTCTGTGAGGGCAAGACCACAGTGTCCTGTGCCTGCCCAACCGGCCGCTCTTGGCTGAGGAAAGAAACGGACCTGGGGACttgatttctattctttatttctattccCAAGCCCCCAGCGGGCGGAGGGACGCTCCTGAGGTGTTCATTTCCAGTAAAAACGGAACCAGCGGCTGCGTGGCTGTGCCCTTCTTGATGCGCAGACCTTTTGCCCGCAGTTCACCCGTAGCAGCCCGGGGTGCCCAGGAAGGTGGGAATGCCGGGCAGGGACTGGCCAGGGGAGGCAAGAGGCCCATGTGGCATCCAGAGCTGGGCAGGGTCTGGCAGCAGGGCTGTGTGTCCTGGCCGCCCTGACCTCAGCCGCGGAATCTGCAGGTTGTCTGAGGCTTCTGTGCAGCAAGCCCTGCAGGGCACAGGGGGTTTTCTGCAGAGGCTGGGCCTGGCCCGAAGTCCGCAGCTTCATCCGGGCTGCAGAGTTCCTGCCTTTCAGGCCCCTCCCTCCTCGCTGAGGAAACTTGCTTTTCCTCTACTGGAAACTTGGTCCTAGGGCCCCGGTCAGGGCTCCAGGGGAAGGAGGCACCTTAC is from Meles meles chromosome 1, mMelMel3.1 paternal haplotype, whole genome shotgun sequence and encodes:
- the INTS11 gene encoding integrator complex subunit 11 isoform X1; its protein translation is MPEIRVTPLGAGQDVGRSCILVSIAGKNVMLDCGMHMGFNDDRRFPDFSYITRNGRLTDFLDCVIISHFHLDHCGALPYFSEMVGYDGPIYMTHPTQAICPILLEDYRKIAVDKKGEANFFTSQMIKDCMKKVVAVHLHQTVQVDDELEIKAYYAGHVLGAAMFQIKVGSESVVYTGDYNMTPDRHLGAAWIDRCRPTHLCYRAAWIDRCRPNLLITESTYATTIRDSKRCRERDFLKKVHEAVERGGKVLIPVFALGRAQELCILLETFWERMNLKAPIYFSTGLTEKANHYYKLFITWTNQKIRKTFVQRNMFEFKHIKAFDRAFADNPGPMVVFATPGMLHAGQSLQIFRKWAGNEKNMVIMPGYCVQGTVGHKILSGQRKLEMEGRQVLEVKMQVEYMSFSAHADAKGIMQLVGQAEPESVLLVHGEAKKMEFLKQKIEQEFRVNCYMPANGETVTLPTSPSIPVGISLGLLKREMAQGLLPDPKKPRLLHGTLIMKDGNFRLVSSEQALKELGLAEHQLRFTCRVHLHDPRKEQETALRVYSHLKSILKDHCVQHLPDGSVTVESILIQAAAHSEDPGTKVLLVSWTYQDEELGSYLTSLLKKGLPQAPS
- the INTS11 gene encoding integrator complex subunit 11 isoform X2; protein product: MPEIRVTPLGAGQDVGRSCILVSIAGKNVMLDCGMHMGFNDDRRFPDFSYITRNGRLTDFLDCVIISHFHLDHCGALPYFSEMVGYDGPIYMTHPTQAICPILLEDYRKIAVDKKGEANFFTSQMIKDCMKKVVAVHLHQTVQVDDELEIKAYYAGHVLGAAMFQIKVGSESVVYTGDYNMTPDRHLGAAWIDRCRPNLLITESTYATTIRDSKRCRERDFLKKVHEAVERGGKVLIPVFALGRAQELCILLETFWERMNLKAPIYFSTGLTEKANHYYKLFITWTNQKIRKTFVQRNMFEFKHIKAFDRAFADNPGPMVVFATPGMLHAGQSLQIFRKWAGNEKNMVIMPGYCVQGTVGHKILSGQRKLEMEGRQVLEVKMQVEYMSFSAHADAKGIMQLVGQAEPESVLLVHGEAKKMEFLKQKIEQEFRVNCYMPANGETVTLPTSPSIPVGISLGLLKREMAQGLLPDPKKPRLLHGTLIMKDGNFRLVSSEQALKELGLAEHQLRFTCRVHLHDPRKEQETALRVYSHLKSILKDHCVQHLPDGSVTVESILIQAAAHSEDPGTKVLLVSWTYQDEELGSYLTSLLKKGLPQAPS